TGGGCATTTGTCCCCCAAAGTAAGAGAGGCCTTGGGGACGAATAGAGAGCCCCCAGGCCCCGCCTCCTTACTCCAGTGAACAACTGTGGGTAAGCACAGAACTCCTGGTCCTGTGGGTACTCTTGTGTCCTTCTCCTGGACATTGGACAGCTGATGCCACTATGTGGGTGCAGGGAGCTGAATCTGGTTTGTCCAAAACAGCTCATTAAAGTGAAGTATCTAGGCACTTGGTTTGCTACTGCTCCTTTTCCACTCTGGGGGAAATGTAAAAAGGTCTGGTGACACCCTCTCCATTCTTAGGTCCCCGGGgcagagttggggagggagggaacctTTTGCTTTCTGGAGGTTGTGTTCCCCAACCTCCAAGTCTTTGTGGGAGATGTAAAGACTGGTGGATATTCTTCCAGGAGAAGCACACGCTTAGGCTTCTGACTAGAGGTCTCCTGGATGGAGCAGCCTTTTATGTGTCAGGTCTGAATGATGGCCGAGAAATCGGGAAATGAGCCTGAGGCCGAGTGTCCCGTCTGCTGGAACTCATTCGACAATACTTTCCGGACTCCCAAGCTGTTAGACTGCCGCCACTCCTTCTGCATTGAATGCCTGGCCCACCTGAGCTTGGTCTCTTCCTCCCGGCACCGGCTGCTGTGCCCCCTCTGCCGCCACCCTACAGTCCTGGCTTCAGATCGGCCAGTGACTGACCTGCCCACAGATGCTGCTGTCCTTACCCTGCTCCGTCTGGAACCCAACCACATCATCCTTGAGGGCCGGCACCTCTGCTTTAAGGATGAGCGCAAGAGCAGATACTTCTTGCGCCAGCCCAGGGTCTACACTCTCAACCTGGGGGTCGAGCCggagagccaggagggcccagaCCAGCAGAGGGCAGCGCCCCCTGCCCCTGTGCCAATCCCCAGCCACTTGTCCCTGCGAGAGTGCTTCCGAAACCCTCAGTTTCGCATCTTTACCTACCTGATGGCCGTCATCCTCAGTGTCGCCTTGCTGTTAATCTTCTCCATCTTTTGGACTAAACAGTTCCTCTGGGGAGCAGGATGAGACACGGGCCCCAGGCAGAGGCAAGTACCGCAAGCCAGTCAATACAGGGAGTTCTGGGAAGGCCAGGCTAACATGGATTGGCTGCTACTGCCCCTCTCCCACTTTCCAGATGGATGGGGGAGCTGCTGAGCCCAGAACTGGTGCCATTCTTCTGCGGTGTTTGGTCCTATCACAATCCAGGAGTTGGTTGTCTATTTACTGCTAATGAGAATGTCTGAGACCTGAGACAGAGGGGGCTAAGAAGGGACCAAGGTGCCATTTTCCCAAGAATGCTGAAATGggattccagttctttgctgctggGGGGTAGGAGGAAGGTATGTCTCCAAAAGCTACCTCAGAGGGCAAATCAATAATGGTACCCCTGACTGTGATGGAGAACCAGGTTAATGACAACAGATGGAGGCATCCAGGAGCCTGTATGCTCTACAACTTCGCTTCAGATGCCAAAGTGGGTCACCTTTCCCCTCAGCCACTCCCAGCTTCAGTCCTGGTTGTTCCAAGTTGTTTTCTCTCTGATAGACCTCTAGAAATTTGTgtgtatcagtcagtcaataaacaattattaagcacctactatgtgccaggcactgtgctaagtgctggggacacaaaaagaggcaaaagacagtccctgccctcgaggagcttataatctaatggggaagacaacaaacaaatatgtacaaataagctatgtacaggatacaTCGGAAACAGTTAACAAAGTgggggcactagaattaaggttaggaaaggcttcttgtaagagatgggattttggttggttcttaaaggaagccagggaagacaatAGGTGGGGAGATGAGGATGTATGTGGAGGGACTTAtctaattctcttccttctctcattcaTTGCCCTGAGCAGAACTTGTGATGATGGCTCCCtcacttttcccccttccccctttcctatcCAAGTCTTTTGCAGGCAACAGAATTAGCTTATCACTTGGAACCATCTCCCCAGTTGCTTAATATAGGAGAAAATCTGCTACCAAAATATGTGTTGCATGATGCATAAGATGCCTTACACACCCCAAATGAGGCCAAGAgtggaaagcattttataaattagaGGTCAAGGTCAGGGCTGCTGGGaagagtcatttaacttttccttcttgGCAAGATGGCAAGGGACTTAAAAACTGAATGGTGTAGGGAGAACAGGGTCCTCTGACTAGGTGATCCTCTAAAGTTTAAAAGGTctaagcagttttcagataaactCCTGGATAGTCACAGAGGCCCCATGAAGGACAACCTAAATTCTGGCCTTCCTACTTTAGGACTCTAGTTCTGAACCAATAAGAATATGTCAGAGGTTGTAAGAATCCCAGGCTGTCCTAATTCACTGGCTCCCTGATCCCACTTGGACTGCCCAGAATGGTGAGAACACTGGGCCCAAGCCTGCTCAACCTGAACAGAACCACGTACCAATCAGGACGTTTGATCTTTTCTCATAGTATCGTCTATTCATCTTGGTGCTTCGTAGAAAAGCTGGCTTCATACTTCTTGACTTTAGTTTCCTTCATGACCTGGCCCTGACATGCCAAAATACTGATCTTGCTCCCCTCCTGGTATACTGACAGCCCACCACCACATTTCTAGGTTATTTAAGCAACAGACCCAGGCTTTAAGAACTTAAGGGAATTGAATGGAAGCCCTGGAGGTAAGTCGAGGTAAAGCCTGAGGTCAAACAGGTATCCTGAGCAGTCAGTATTCAAAGCCAGttgctctgactccaaacccatccTTCTCCACTATAATACATTGCCTTGACTCACACCTGTGACCTCAACAGGAAAATCGGGCACACTGGACTTTTAGGGCAAATTTCTGGCTTCCTCTTGGttgaatggaggaaaaaaatatttttttccttcatgaagTTGGGTAACTTCTTGTTTATCTTGTCAAGGTAGCCTATGTCACTCCAAGCCTGTGCCACTGGAGAGAATCTACAGTCAACAAGCTCCCAGTTGGCTTCATTTCTTTACACATCTTTACCCTTTTAGTCTGCAGCCAAGGTACACTCAGTGGTGAGCTCACCAGGCTCCAGCAGCTCAGGAGAATGGCTTAAAGCAACAAGAGGCCTGGAGATAGTACACCCCAGGGGCTCCCTgaaaggaaatctttcctctgcaTCACAGCCTCTCACTATTTACGTCAACCAGAGCTCTTTTTCAGTCAAAATAGAATCTAAACCCTTGGTGGTTGAAACACCAACACAACAGTGGAAAAGTATAGGGTTTTATTTGTTTATAGGAAGGAAATATTGAATTTGTATCTCTTTATATCTAAGTCTGTATCCTCCGGGACATTAATTTTCCTGTTATCTCTCATCtgttcctcacaaccctgtgaggcaggcaggcaggcagcctTCTTTGATCATTGTTTGGCCAAGGAACAGGCACGGTCAAAAAAATGATGTGATTCAGCCCGTTGCACAGCTAGCTAGTGGCAGACCACCTAGGCAAAATCTCCTATGCCTTTTCTATTACAACACAAAATACCGACCCGTGTGCCTTATAATGCTGGCTCTCCAATAAAACCTTTCTCTCCCACGAATACACAACTGGCTAGGTTGCTTTACTAGAAGAAAGGTCAAAAAAGCAAAATTTTCATTTGAACTGCCTGAGGGTTGGCATATGTAAATTATTTGCAAATGGCAAAGCCTAGAAAATCCATTAAGGAGCCTCCCAATGCTCACTGGGGACTGGCAGCAGAAAACACTTTTTCAGAACTTCATTGAAAGGTAAATTGTTTCAAAAGACAGTCTTTTAAGtgtttgctgtgtgccaggtactgtgctaaagtgATAATTTGGCTAATGAACATATTACTTAGGAATTACCTTCTCAGTCTGCAGGCCACAAAAAACCAGATTCTTTCTGGAgtaaaatgagtgaaaaaaaaagggCTTTGAGCCCAGGAGGGAAAGTATGAGGTATGATCCTTCCAATACTTCTACAGAAAAGATTCTTGTCCCTCTCCAATTCCTGGTTGTTATGAGGCAGTTTCGTGTTGGTGGTTGGGCTGGGGCACAAGAGTAAGAAGGCACTGAAAGTTAACGACCTGGAtaagaaaaccaaaggagaaggGCCCCCTACTGACAACACACCAGAAACACTCCACCTGTTTCTTTCATTCCACCTCACTTGTAACAGGGGCAGAAATCGTATAAAGTACCTCTCAGGCAGGGTTGTTACAATCAGATCAAAAAAGCAGTTTTTCAGTAGGCCCCTGGTGAGAGTATGAATATATCAAGTGAGGCTTTCTAATAGTACTTGAaatgagatataaagaaaaggtTAAGGGAGAGTTCTCTCTACCTTGAGTGTTCCTGAGTATTATGTCCAAGAATCAGTCGAACCTTTTTGGTGACCAAGAGAAAGCACAGGACACAAAATATGGAAGCCTCACTGGTTATCTTTTTATTACTTTTCATTCCTGACACAACCCCCTGCTTGGGGGGAACACTCAAAAGGAATGCCCAGCACTGGAGACAAATGGGAACGAGCACATTAGAGAGAATTCCCAGGTAAATTTTCCATTGTAACTTGCTTCAGGATTCCACGTTAATTCAACAAGAAAGGGATGACTTTCCTTGGCCTCAGAGTCCCTGGTAAGTTGTCTGTAT
This region of Trichosurus vulpecula isolate mTriVul1 chromosome 3, mTriVul1.pri, whole genome shotgun sequence genomic DNA includes:
- the RNF183 gene encoding E3 ubiquitin-protein ligase RNF183, with protein sequence MAEKSGNEPEAECPVCWNSFDNTFRTPKLLDCRHSFCIECLAHLSLVSSSRHRLLCPLCRHPTVLASDRPVTDLPTDAAVLTLLRLEPNHIILEGRHLCFKDERKSRYFLRQPRVYTLNLGVEPESQEGPDQQRAAPPAPVPIPSHLSLRECFRNPQFRIFTYLMAVILSVALLLIFSIFWTKQFLWGAG